A portion of the Polaribacter cellanae genome contains these proteins:
- a CDS encoding riboflavin synthase, which produces MFTGIIETLGVVTNIEKEQDNVHLTVKSSITNELKIDQSVAHNGVCLTVVAINNDEYTVTAIKETLDKTTIGLLKPADAINLERAMKLGDRLDGHIVQGHVDETGVCTNIEKQNGSTIFTFSYNSEKNNITIEKGSITVNGVSLTVVNSKENSFSVAIIPYTFDNTSFKNISLNNKVNLEFDVIGKYVSRLMVR; this is translated from the coding sequence ATGTTTACAGGAATTATAGAAACACTTGGAGTTGTTACAAATATAGAAAAAGAGCAAGACAACGTTCATTTAACAGTAAAAAGCTCAATTACAAACGAACTTAAAATAGACCAAAGTGTAGCACATAATGGAGTTTGCTTAACTGTAGTAGCAATAAATAATGATGAATACACAGTAACAGCCATTAAAGAAACCTTAGATAAAACAACAATTGGTTTGTTAAAACCAGCTGATGCAATTAATTTAGAACGCGCTATGAAATTAGGCGACAGATTAGATGGACACATTGTGCAAGGTCATGTAGACGAAACAGGTGTTTGTACCAATATCGAAAAACAAAATGGAAGTACCATTTTTACGTTTAGTTATAACTCAGAAAAAAATAATATAACTATAGAAAAAGGATCGATAACTGTAAATGGAGTGAGTTTAACAGTAGTAAATTCTAAAGAGAATTCTTTTAGTGTTGCAATAATACCTTATACTTTTGATAATACTTCATTCAAAAACATATCATTAAATAACAAGGTAAATTTAGAATTCGACGTTATTGGAAAGTATGTAAGTAGATTAATGGTTAGATAG
- a CDS encoding PID-CTERM protein-sorting domain-containing protein, producing MYTCMVNGQVVPPPMPPPPPPGLPVDGGLLFLFVSGLIYGVNKVRK from the coding sequence ATGTACACATGTATGGTTAATGGGCAAGTTGTGCCACCACCAATGCCACCACCACCACCACCTGGACTTCCAGTTGATGGAGGTTTACTGTTTCTATTTGTTTCGGGATTAATTTATGGAGTTAACAAGGTTAGAAAATAA
- a CDS encoding PLP-dependent aminotransferase family protein, protein MIDSPVFTLLKQLISFDKKTTQPLYIQVSQQIINAIQRRYLTKGTLLPGTRNLSKLLKIHRNTAVAIYDELASLGWVEIIPNKGTFVIEPEQTTVKIKATSQKINEAYLSAKRTGFLFQTSFHLASTSQFTNAKFTINDGKPDLRLHPVHQFTRWYSAAMKRKNLIKKWNRPNEFSDTLFQTNICNYLNATRGFHVEPNNLLSTRSTEMSLYIVSQLILKPKDIVLVGNLSNYASNMIFQQAGASIKTIPVDNNGLNVNYIKEHFVKGSIRCVYVCAHRDYPTMVTLSVERRLELLQLAKEYGFAIIEDDYDYDFQFEGSAMLPMASADVNGMVIYLGKLGQSLFPSFQTGFVIAPENLISEANNYLQLLDKQGDLIQKQILSELINEGEIYRLMKKNVVIYKQRRDCLCDLLKIHFAEIATWKIPSGGLAIWLEFQPKIALVQLAEEAEKNDLFIPKTILYQNKNTCAIRFGFGHLNEEEITSVIKKLKKAHRKVSF, encoded by the coding sequence ATGATAGATAGTCCGGTTTTTACGCTTTTGAAACAATTAATTAGTTTTGATAAAAAGACTACTCAGCCTCTATATATTCAGGTTTCGCAACAAATTATTAATGCAATTCAGCGAAGATATTTAACCAAAGGGACTCTTTTGCCTGGAACTCGAAATTTATCGAAATTATTAAAAATACATAGAAATACTGCAGTTGCCATTTACGACGAATTGGCTTCTCTAGGTTGGGTGGAAATTATTCCTAATAAAGGCACATTTGTTATAGAACCAGAACAAACCACTGTAAAAATAAAAGCAACTTCTCAAAAAATAAACGAGGCTTATTTATCTGCAAAAAGAACAGGATTTCTATTTCAGACTTCTTTTCATTTGGCTTCCACTTCGCAATTTACAAATGCTAAATTTACGATTAACGATGGTAAGCCAGATTTGCGTTTGCATCCTGTGCATCAATTTACAAGATGGTACAGTGCAGCTATGAAACGTAAAAATTTAATTAAAAAATGGAACAGACCCAATGAGTTTTCAGACACTTTATTTCAAACCAATATTTGTAATTATTTGAATGCAACAAGAGGTTTTCATGTAGAACCCAACAACCTTTTAAGTACAAGAAGCACAGAAATGAGTTTGTACATTGTTTCTCAATTAATTCTCAAACCAAAAGATATTGTTTTAGTAGGAAATCTAAGTAACTATGCTTCAAATATGATTTTTCAACAAGCAGGTGCCTCTATTAAAACAATTCCTGTAGATAATAATGGTTTGAATGTTAATTATATAAAAGAACATTTTGTAAAAGGAAGCATTAGATGCGTATATGTTTGCGCTCATAGAGATTACCCAACTATGGTAACTTTAAGCGTAGAAAGACGTTTGGAGTTGTTACAACTAGCAAAAGAATATGGTTTTGCAATTATTGAAGACGATTACGATTACGATTTTCAATTCGAAGGTTCTGCAATGTTGCCAATGGCAAGTGCAGATGTTAATGGAATGGTTATTTACTTGGGTAAATTGGGGCAATCTTTATTTCCGAGCTTTCAAACCGGTTTTGTAATTGCTCCAGAAAATTTAATTTCGGAAGCCAATAATTACTTACAATTGTTAGACAAACAAGGCGATTTAATTCAAAAACAAATATTATCTGAACTAATTAATGAAGGTGAAATTTATCGTTTAATGAAAAAAAACGTTGTTATTTATAAGCAAAGAAGAGATTGTTTGTGCGATTTATTAAAGATACATTTTGCAGAGATTGCAACTTGGAAAATTCCTTCTGGTGGATTGGCAATTTGGTTGGAGTTTCAACCTAAAATAGCATTGGTTCAATTAGCAGAAGAAGCAGAAAAAAATGATTTATTTATTCCAAAAACCATTTTATATCAAAATAAAAATACCTGTGCCATTCGTTTTGGATTCGGACATTTAAACGAAGAGGAAATAACTTCAGTAATTAAAAAACTAAAAAAAGCACATCGTAAAGTTTCTTTTTAA
- a CDS encoding TonB-dependent receptor plug domain-containing protein, with protein sequence MKIKISLLFTVLFFALQSKAQEETTKRDTLKEVIITSARIDLPFKKNSRTIHIITSTDIKNSAATNVADLLQQVAGVDIRRRGTAGSQADLYIRGGGFDQTLLLIDGIKMDDSQTGHHTLNAALPIEVIERIEIIKGPAARVFGQNAFTGAINIVTKKKLKNTVSANIEAGSFGQLNGSVTVGKEFENSSIMAHVGTLTSNGYRENLDYNNYNYFLKAVFNKKKQPIEVIGTFFDKKFGAQNFYTPPSFGLNEYEETQNSLLGVQTTFKGEKLKITPRIYWRRGQDIFLLKKDDPSFYRNLHITNKVGVETNASYTSNLGITGFGFDVSRVSISSNNLGKRDRIMANVFLEHRFKFGVIDITPGVAATYFSDFKFHAFPGLDIGVQLSDNLRYYWNIGYTYRIPTYTDLFYNDSSTSGNPNLKPEEAIAQEFGLKYTNNNFFATLAVFTRASDNIIDFIRKDVSQKKFIATNISQVNTKGFELDANYTFKIKEFKQSLRFGYTFLEDDITDQNRNLSRYRLNTLKHHFTTRFSSQLFKNVRQNIIYKYADRTAGTSYNVWDASVIVNVYKFSFTATANNIFNATYVESGFLPMPSSNFLFGLRYNF encoded by the coding sequence ATGAAAATTAAAATTAGTTTATTATTTACAGTATTATTCTTTGCTTTACAATCGAAAGCACAAGAAGAAACTACAAAAAGAGACACTTTAAAAGAAGTAATTATTACATCTGCTAGAATAGATTTACCATTCAAAAAAAATTCTAGAACGATACATATTATTACATCAACAGATATAAAAAACAGTGCAGCAACAAACGTGGCAGATTTGTTGCAACAAGTTGCAGGAGTAGATATTAGAAGAAGAGGAACAGCAGGTAGTCAGGCAGATTTATACATTAGAGGTGGTGGTTTCGACCAAACTTTATTATTAATTGATGGCATAAAAATGGACGATTCTCAAACAGGACATCATACATTAAACGCAGCTTTGCCAATTGAAGTAATTGAGCGAATAGAAATTATAAAAGGGCCTGCAGCAAGAGTTTTTGGGCAAAATGCATTTACTGGAGCTATAAATATTGTAACCAAAAAGAAATTAAAAAATACAGTTTCTGCAAATATTGAAGCAGGTTCTTTTGGGCAATTAAATGGTTCTGTAACTGTTGGTAAAGAATTCGAAAACTCCTCTATAATGGCTCATGTTGGAACATTAACTTCAAATGGGTACAGAGAAAATTTAGACTATAATAATTACAATTATTTCTTAAAAGCAGTTTTCAATAAGAAAAAACAACCTATTGAAGTGATTGGTACTTTTTTCGATAAAAAATTTGGTGCTCAGAATTTTTATACGCCACCAAGTTTTGGATTGAACGAATATGAGGAAACTCAAAATAGTTTATTAGGTGTACAAACAACTTTTAAGGGCGAAAAATTAAAAATAACACCAAGAATTTATTGGAGAAGAGGTCAAGATATTTTTCTGTTAAAAAAAGACGACCCTAGTTTTTATAGAAATTTGCATATTACGAATAAAGTGGGAGTAGAAACCAACGCTTCTTACACCTCTAATTTAGGAATTACTGGTTTTGGATTCGATGTTTCTCGTGTTTCTATTAGCAGTAATAATTTAGGAAAACGAGACAGAATAATGGCAAATGTATTTTTAGAACATCGTTTTAAATTTGGTGTTATAGATATTACTCCAGGTGTTGCAGCCACTTATTTTTCAGACTTTAAGTTTCATGCGTTTCCAGGTTTAGATATTGGTGTACAATTATCCGATAACTTAAGGTATTATTGGAATATTGGTTATACTTATAGAATACCAACCTATACAGATTTATTTTATAATGATAGCAGCACATCAGGTAACCCAAATTTAAAACCAGAGGAAGCCATTGCACAAGAATTTGGTTTAAAATATACAAACAATAACTTTTTTGCAACACTTGCTGTGTTTACAAGAGCTTCAGATAATATTATAGATTTTATTAGAAAAGATGTCTCACAAAAAAAGTTTATAGCAACAAATATTTCGCAAGTAAATACAAAAGGTTTTGAGTTAGATGCAAATTATACTTTTAAAATTAAAGAATTTAAGCAATCTTTAAGATTCGGATATACTTTTTTAGAAGACGATATTACCGACCAAAATAGAAATTTATCTCGTTATAGATTAAATACATTAAAGCATCATTTTACAACTCGTTTTTCATCCCAATTATTTAAAAATGTAAGACAAAATATTATTTATAAATATGCAGATAGAACTGCAGGAACAAGTTATAATGTTTGGGATGCTTCTGTAATTGTAAATGTTTATAAATTTAGTTTTACAGCAACAGCAAATAATATTTTTAATGCAACATATGTAGAGTCTGGTTTTTTACCAATGCCATCGAGTAATTTTCTTTTTGGTTTGCGTTATAATTTTTAA
- a CDS encoding flotillin family protein gives MLNLTILQINQFSGLIGIGIAILFIFILIIAMVKRYKRCPSDRILVVYGKVGGGESAKCIHGGAAFIFPVIQDYEFLDLTPISIEVNLVNALSKQNIRVNVPSRFTIGISTEPGIMQNAAERLLGLAQNDIQELAQEIIFGQLRLVVASMDIEEINNDRDKFLTNISQSVETELKKVGLKLINVNITDIVDESGYIEALGKEAAAHAINAARKSVAEKNRDGSIGEANALQDERSQVAAANAQAVEGENTAKIAVANSDSLRRQREAEAERTAIATEKVQTANALKESYAAEQEAEVARAERERSSQLADVIVPAEIDKRKVEIDAEARAENIRRIARGEADAILFKAQAEAQGLYEVLTKQAQGLDQIVQAAGNDSQNAALLLIADKLPELVKTQAEAIKNIKIDKVTVWENGGEKDGKTSTSNFISGMYKAVPPLQEMFNMAGMELPNYLKGKEVSTEEALEVKDKKTKE, from the coding sequence ATGCTAAACTTAACAATTTTACAAATCAACCAGTTTTCTGGTTTAATAGGAATAGGAATTGCAATTCTATTTATTTTTATATTGATAATTGCCATGGTAAAACGCTATAAAAGATGTCCTTCAGACAGAATTTTAGTAGTGTATGGAAAAGTAGGTGGAGGAGAATCTGCAAAATGTATTCACGGTGGAGCCGCATTTATTTTTCCTGTAATTCAAGATTACGAATTTTTAGATTTAACACCAATTTCTATTGAAGTAAACTTGGTAAATGCACTTTCTAAACAAAATATTCGTGTAAATGTACCTAGTAGATTTACCATTGGTATTTCTACAGAACCAGGTATTATGCAAAACGCAGCAGAACGTTTATTAGGTTTGGCGCAAAACGATATTCAGGAATTGGCACAAGAAATTATTTTCGGACAATTACGTTTAGTGGTTGCCTCTATGGATATTGAAGAAATTAATAACGATAGAGATAAGTTTTTAACCAACATTTCTCAATCTGTGGAAACCGAATTAAAGAAAGTAGGTTTAAAACTAATCAACGTAAATATTACAGATATTGTAGACGAATCTGGTTATATAGAAGCTTTAGGAAAAGAAGCTGCAGCACATGCAATTAATGCCGCAAGAAAATCGGTTGCAGAGAAAAATAGAGATGGTTCTATTGGAGAAGCAAATGCTTTACAAGACGAAAGAAGCCAAGTTGCAGCAGCAAATGCCCAAGCTGTAGAAGGAGAAAACACCGCTAAAATTGCGGTTGCAAATTCCGATTCTTTAAGAAGACAAAGAGAAGCAGAAGCAGAGCGTACAGCAATTGCAACAGAAAAAGTACAAACAGCAAATGCCCTAAAAGAATCGTATGCAGCAGAGCAAGAAGCAGAAGTTGCTAGAGCAGAAAGAGAACGTTCTTCGCAACTAGCAGATGTTATTGTACCAGCAGAAATCGACAAAAGAAAAGTAGAAATAGATGCAGAAGCTAGGGCAGAAAATATAAGAAGAATTGCAAGAGGAGAAGCAGATGCCATTTTATTTAAAGCACAAGCAGAAGCACAAGGTTTGTACGAAGTTTTAACGAAACAAGCACAAGGTTTAGACCAAATAGTACAAGCTGCTGGAAACGATTCGCAAAACGCAGCCTTATTATTAATTGCAGATAAATTACCAGAATTGGTAAAAACACAAGCAGAAGCCATTAAGAATATTAAAATTGATAAAGTTACAGTTTGGGAAAATGGTGGTGAAAAAGATGGAAAAACATCAACCTCTAACTTTATTTCAGGAATGTATAAAGCAGTACCACCTTTACAAGAAATGTTTAATATGGCAGGAATGGAATTGCCAAATTACTTGAAAGGAAAAGAGGTTTCTACAGAAGAAGCTTTAGAAGTTAAAGATAAAAAGACTAAAGAGTAA
- the bioB gene encoding biotin synthase BioB encodes MSKVRHNWTKEEILEIYNKPMMELLYEAATIHRKRHDPNVVQVSTLLSIKTGGCSEDCGYCPQAARYHTNVERNDLMTIHQVKAQALRAKESGSSRVCMGAAWRNVKDGPEFDQVLEMVRTINKLEMEVCCTLGMVTENQAQRLAEAGLYAYNHNLDSSEEYYKEVISTRGYQDRLDTIGNVRKTNVTVCSGGIIGMGESIEDRAGMLVALSTLNPQPESTPINALVAVEGTPLEDEKPVEIWDMIRMVATTRIVLPETQVRLSAGRTQMSREGQAMCFFAGANSIFAGDKLLTTPNPDVNEDMKMFKLLGLNPQKPFTKKVQPQSVEAKDSKFEALGEKPKWTRPTHKIKRNEAAKQTKKAVKA; translated from the coding sequence ATGAGTAAAGTAAGACACAATTGGACAAAAGAAGAAATATTAGAAATTTACAACAAACCTATGATGGAGTTGTTGTACGAAGCCGCAACAATTCATAGAAAGCGACACGACCCAAATGTGGTTCAGGTTTCTACCTTATTATCTATAAAAACAGGTGGTTGTTCCGAAGATTGTGGTTATTGTCCGCAAGCAGCGAGATATCACACAAATGTAGAAAGAAACGATTTAATGACCATACACCAAGTAAAAGCGCAAGCTTTACGTGCAAAAGAAAGCGGAAGTTCTCGTGTTTGTATGGGAGCTGCTTGGCGAAACGTAAAAGATGGCCCAGAGTTCGACCAAGTTTTAGAAATGGTTAGAACTATTAATAAATTAGAAATGGAAGTTTGTTGTACCTTGGGTATGGTAACAGAAAATCAAGCACAACGTTTAGCAGAAGCGGGTTTATATGCATATAATCATAATTTAGATTCTTCTGAAGAATATTACAAAGAAGTAATTTCCACAAGAGGTTACCAAGATCGTTTAGATACGATTGGTAATGTGCGTAAAACAAATGTAACTGTTTGTTCTGGCGGAATTATTGGAATGGGAGAATCTATAGAAGATAGAGCAGGAATGTTGGTGGCTTTATCAACTTTAAATCCACAACCAGAATCTACACCAATAAATGCTTTAGTAGCTGTTGAAGGAACACCATTAGAAGACGAAAAACCCGTTGAAATTTGGGATATGATTCGTATGGTGGCAACCACCAGAATTGTACTGCCAGAAACGCAAGTTCGTCTATCTGCAGGAAGAACACAAATGAGTAGAGAAGGACAAGCAATGTGCTTTTTTGCAGGAGCAAATTCAATTTTTGCAGGAGATAAATTATTAACAACACCAAACCCTGATGTAAATGAAGACATGAAAATGTTTAAATTATTAGGATTGAACCCGCAAAAACCATTTACTAAAAAAGTACAACCACAGTCTGTAGAGGCAAAAGACTCTAAATTTGAAGCATTAGGTGAAAAGCCAAAATGGACAAGACCAACACATAAAATTAAGAGAAATGAAGCTGCAAAGCAAACAAAAAAAGCAGTAAAAGCATAA
- a CDS encoding cupin-like domain-containing protein produces MSLNLSQIDRVKTITKEDFIKNYFKPQKPVVIEQFIENWPAYKKWSLDYMKKVAGDKTVPLYDDRPVDFKDGFNEPHAKMKMSEYIDLLKTKPTKFRIFLWNILKEVPILQKDFKYPDFGLRLMKGLPMLFFGGTGSYTFMHYDIDLANIFHFHFEGKKEIILFDQKQNKYLYKIPHSLITREDIDFSNPDFNKWPALKKAKGYKTNLEHGQVLYMPEGYWHYMKYVTPGFSMSLRAIARKPKNLSKAIYNVFVMRTIDNLMRRIKGQKWIDWKNEQAIIKTNVYNKL; encoded by the coding sequence ATGTCTTTAAACTTATCTCAGATAGACCGAGTAAAAACAATTACGAAAGAAGATTTCATAAAAAATTACTTTAAGCCACAAAAGCCAGTGGTTATAGAACAATTTATAGAAAATTGGCCTGCATATAAAAAATGGAGTTTAGATTATATGAAAAAAGTTGCAGGAGATAAAACGGTACCTTTGTATGACGATAGACCCGTAGATTTTAAAGATGGTTTTAACGAGCCACACGCAAAAATGAAAATGAGTGAGTATATAGATTTGCTAAAAACTAAGCCTACAAAATTTAGAATTTTTCTTTGGAATATTTTAAAAGAAGTACCTATTTTACAGAAAGATTTTAAATATCCAGATTTTGGTTTGCGTTTAATGAAAGGTTTACCAATGTTGTTTTTCGGAGGAACAGGTTCTTACACTTTTATGCATTATGATATTGATTTAGCCAATATTTTTCATTTTCATTTTGAAGGAAAAAAAGAAATTATTTTGTTCGATCAAAAACAGAACAAGTATTTATATAAAATTCCACATTCGTTAATTACGAGAGAAGATATCGATTTTTCGAATCCAGATTTTAACAAATGGCCAGCACTTAAAAAAGCGAAAGGATATAAAACAAATTTAGAACATGGTCAAGTTTTATACATGCCAGAAGGTTATTGGCATTATATGAAATACGTTACACCAGGTTTTTCTATGAGTTTACGAGCAATAGCAAGAAAACCTAAAAACTTATCGAAAGCCATTTACAATGTTTTTGTAATGCGAACAATAGACAATCTAATGCGAAGAATTAAAGGACAAAAATGGATCGATTGGAAAAACGAACAAGCGATTATTAAAACCAATGTTTATAATAAGCTTTAA